From Flavobacterium sp. 102, a single genomic window includes:
- a CDS encoding type IX secretion system membrane protein PorP/SprF has product MSTNRKHSLLKYISAVLIVLSSSAVVAQQDPQFTHYMYNMSVINPAYATENKDVINMGGIYRAQWVGIEGAPTTQSFFAHKPLSKKVEMGISIVHDEIGDVVQESNIFADFAYVLSLSEKTRLSFGVKAGVTLFSANFNGFQYTDPVLDPAFQNNISETFPNIGAGTYLFGDNYYLGLSAPNLMTSRHLETNNGLVGSGVESIHFFMTGGYVFTFNGNDNFKLKPAFMAKGVEGAPVSIDLTTNVLINNRFEAGVGYRIDDSVSGLVGFYVTPTLRIGYSYDYTLSNLRSFNSGSHEVFVLFDLDLGRLSKKGYDKSPRFF; this is encoded by the coding sequence ATGAGTACAAATAGGAAACATAGTCTTTTAAAATATATTTCAGCGGTACTTATCGTGTTGAGCTCTTCTGCTGTGGTTGCGCAACAAGATCCTCAGTTTACGCATTATATGTATAATATGAGTGTCATTAATCCGGCATATGCGACAGAGAATAAAGATGTCATTAATATGGGTGGAATCTATCGCGCCCAATGGGTTGGTATTGAAGGCGCTCCAACAACTCAATCTTTTTTTGCCCACAAACCTTTATCTAAAAAAGTCGAAATGGGAATTTCTATTGTTCATGACGAAATCGGAGACGTTGTACAAGAGAGTAATATTTTTGCCGATTTCGCTTATGTATTATCGCTATCCGAAAAAACAAGATTGTCATTTGGGGTAAAAGCCGGAGTAACGCTTTTTAGTGCCAATTTTAACGGTTTTCAATACACCGATCCGGTGCTCGATCCGGCATTTCAGAATAACATCAGCGAAACATTTCCAAATATTGGCGCCGGAACTTATTTGTTTGGCGACAACTATTATCTCGGACTGTCTGCTCCAAACTTGATGACATCAAGGCATTTAGAAACCAATAACGGATTGGTAGGTAGTGGTGTTGAGTCCATCCATTTCTTTATGACCGGTGGTTATGTGTTTACGTTTAACGGCAACGATAATTTCAAATTGAAACCGGCTTTCATGGCGAAAGGCGTAGAAGGCGCACCGGTTTCAATAGATTTAACGACTAATGTTTTAATCAACAACCGATTCGAAGCCGGAGTAGGTTATCGAATAGATGATTCTGTTAGCGGTTTGGTAGGTTTTTATGTTACACCAACCTTAAGAATTGGCTATTCTTATGATTATACACTTTCCAATTTGAGAAGTTTTAACTCAGGTTCACATGAAGTGTTTGTTTTGTTCGATCTTGATTTGGGCCGACTTTCGAAAAAAGGGTATGATAAATCACCAAGATTCTTTTAA
- the lysA gene encoding diaminopimelate decarboxylase has translation MQPTELEQLAREFGNPLYVYDAEKIEFQYNRLTNAFAKVEKLRINYAMKALSNISILKLLKNLGSGLDTVSIQEVQLGLHAGFTPDKIIFTPNGVSFEEIEEVAALGVQINIDNLSVLEHFGTKHPKVPVCIRINPHVMAGGNENISVGHIDSKFGISIYQIPHILRIVENTKMHINGIHMHTGSDILDIEVFLYAAEILFDAAKQFKDLDFLDFGSGFKVPYKKGDIETNIEELGKKLTKRFLAFEKEYGRELTLAFEPGKFLVSEAGYFLAKVNVIKQTTSTVFAGIDTGFNHLIRPMFYGSQHTIENISNPKGKERFYTVVGYICETDTFASNRRITEIHEGDTLCFRNAGAYCFSMASNYNSRFKPAEVLWKNGKGHLIRERESFEDLLQNQILVEV, from the coding sequence ATGCAACCGACAGAATTAGAACAATTGGCCCGTGAATTCGGGAATCCACTTTATGTGTATGATGCTGAAAAAATTGAGTTTCAGTACAATCGTTTAACCAATGCTTTTGCCAAGGTGGAAAAGCTTCGCATCAACTACGCGATGAAAGCCTTGTCAAACATTTCTATTCTGAAGCTACTGAAGAACTTGGGCTCAGGTCTTGACACCGTTTCTATTCAGGAAGTACAATTGGGCTTGCATGCCGGATTTACACCGGACAAAATCATCTTTACACCCAACGGCGTTTCTTTCGAAGAAATCGAAGAAGTAGCGGCACTCGGCGTTCAAATCAATATTGACAATCTTTCCGTATTGGAACATTTTGGCACAAAACATCCGAAAGTTCCGGTTTGTATTCGTATCAATCCGCACGTAATGGCTGGTGGAAACGAGAATATTTCCGTGGGTCATATCGATAGTAAATTCGGAATTTCTATTTATCAAATTCCGCATATTTTACGCATCGTAGAAAACACTAAAATGCACATTAACGGAATCCACATGCATACAGGATCTGATATTTTGGATATCGAAGTATTCTTGTACGCTGCCGAAATTTTATTTGATGCTGCCAAACAATTTAAAGATTTAGATTTCTTGGATTTCGGTTCCGGATTTAAAGTACCTTATAAAAAAGGAGATATCGAAACCAACATCGAAGAATTAGGCAAAAAATTAACCAAACGCTTTTTGGCTTTTGAAAAAGAATACGGTCGCGAATTGACTTTGGCTTTCGAACCGGGAAAATTCTTGGTCAGTGAAGCCGGCTATTTTTTGGCTAAAGTCAATGTCATCAAACAAACCACTTCTACCGTTTTCGCCGGAATTGACACTGGCTTTAACCACTTGATTCGCCCGATGTTTTACGGTTCACAACACACTATTGAAAACATTTCGAACCCAAAAGGAAAAGAGCGTTTCTACACTGTTGTTGGTTACATTTGTGAAACGGATACTTTTGCCAGCAACCGCAGAATTACTGAAATTCATGAAGGCGATACTTTGTGTTTTAGAAATGCCGGAGCGTATTGTTTCTCGATGGCTTCCAACTATAACTCGCGTTTCAAACCTGCAGAAGTATTGTGGAAAAACGGCAAAGGTCATTTGATAAGAGAGAGAGAATCTTTTGAAGATTTATTACAGAACCAGATTTTGGTTGAAGTATAA
- a CDS encoding OmpA family protein yields the protein MMKKIFYILFIFCSITTLFAQKKVSVKQAHSLFDRKSYVKAAEAYEQCEQSQKVLQNLGDCYYFNFQMNNAVRAYGQLFFTYKDSVKKEVYFRYANALKGTKDFDKGDVIMSEYLGFDQNTPKFMKNVTRNTPHSFKLEMMSKNKTNGDFGIAFYGDKVTFASLRNADEKAYGWNDRPYLDLFMASVNDKGQLVKVEPFPESINTKKHESNATFSADGKTMYFNRTGDKQVEINNERVATVKIYKAEYVGDKWTNVKMCSFSSDEYSVEHPFLTKDGKKLYFASDMKGTIGSMDLFVVDILQDGTFSQPRNLGETINTIHREQFPFLTEDGTLYFASDGHQGNGNLDIFMSYKLDETEFDKPLNLGSTINSEMDDFNFILDEANDKGYFASNRTGDDNLYTFVREDNKLQYLVEGEVRDMKSSELLPGATVKLYNEKGELLEEVLVGKDGDFTFNTEPNTKYKIMAFKDFYIPAEAEFDTSVKGKVYIDLQMKVESYYDAEDIINKKEDGTVLIELENIYFDLDKWNIKPQAAQVLDVLVGLLKKYPYMEIQIGSHTDTRASEMYNLRLSNRRAASALEYLVQNGIDRKRMKSVGYGESKPLIICPKNDCTESEHATNRRCTFMILK from the coding sequence ATGATGAAAAAAATCTTCTACATACTTTTTATTTTTTGCAGTATCACCACTCTTTTTGCCCAAAAAAAAGTTAGTGTCAAACAAGCCCATTCTTTGTTTGACAGAAAATCCTATGTCAAAGCCGCAGAGGCTTATGAGCAATGTGAACAGTCACAAAAAGTGTTACAGAATTTAGGCGATTGCTACTATTTCAATTTCCAAATGAATAATGCTGTTCGCGCCTATGGACAGTTGTTCTTTACTTACAAAGACAGTGTAAAAAAAGAAGTTTATTTCCGTTATGCCAATGCTTTAAAAGGCACCAAAGATTTTGATAAAGGCGATGTTATCATGTCGGAATATTTAGGTTTCGACCAAAATACGCCTAAGTTCATGAAGAATGTGACGCGAAATACACCACACAGTTTCAAACTCGAAATGATGTCGAAGAACAAAACCAATGGTGATTTCGGAATTGCGTTTTATGGAGATAAAGTAACTTTTGCCTCGCTAAGAAATGCCGATGAAAAAGCCTATGGTTGGAATGACAGACCTTATCTCGATTTGTTCATGGCTTCTGTAAATGATAAAGGACAATTGGTCAAAGTGGAACCATTTCCCGAAAGTATCAATACCAAAAAACACGAAAGTAACGCAACATTCAGTGCCGATGGTAAAACCATGTATTTCAACAGAACCGGTGACAAACAAGTAGAAATAAACAACGAAAGAGTAGCCACGGTAAAAATTTATAAAGCAGAATATGTTGGTGACAAATGGACCAATGTCAAAATGTGTTCGTTTTCAAGCGACGAATATTCAGTGGAACATCCATTTTTAACGAAAGACGGAAAGAAACTCTACTTTGCCAGCGATATGAAAGGAACGATTGGTTCGATGGATCTTTTTGTAGTCGATATTTTGCAAGACGGCACTTTTAGTCAGCCGAGAAATTTAGGCGAAACCATCAATACCATTCACCGCGAACAATTTCCTTTTCTAACCGAAGATGGAACCTTGTATTTTGCGTCCGATGGTCATCAAGGCAACGGAAATCTGGATATTTTTATGAGTTATAAATTGGACGAAACAGAATTCGACAAACCGTTAAATCTAGGCTCAACAATCAACAGCGAAATGGACGATTTCAATTTCATATTGGATGAAGCTAATGATAAAGGTTATTTTGCTTCTAATCGGACCGGAGATGACAATTTATATACTTTCGTGCGTGAAGATAATAAACTGCAATATTTAGTCGAAGGTGAAGTGCGTGATATGAAATCATCGGAGCTTTTGCCTGGTGCAACAGTGAAATTGTATAACGAAAAAGGCGAATTGCTCGAAGAAGTTTTAGTCGGTAAAGATGGCGATTTTACATTCAATACGGAGCCGAATACGAAATACAAAATCATGGCTTTTAAAGATTTCTATATTCCGGCGGAAGCCGAATTTGATACGAGCGTGAAAGGCAAAGTTTATATCGATTTACAAATGAAAGTTGAGTCTTATTACGATGCAGAAGACATCATCAACAAAAAAGAAGACGGAACGGTTTTAATCGAGTTAGAAAATATTTACTTCGACTTAGACAAATGGAATATCAAACCACAAGCCGCACAAGTCTTAGATGTCTTGGTTGGTTTATTGAAAAAATACCCATACATGGAAATTCAAATCGGTTCTCATACCGATACCAGAGCTTCTGAGATGTATAATTTGAGATTGTCAAATAGAAGAGCGGCTTCGGCTTTAGAATATTTGGTGCAAAACGGAATAGACAGAAAACGTATGAAATCTGTAGGTTATGGTGAAAGCAAACCATTGATCATTTGTCCGAAAAACGATTGTACCGAAAGTGAACATGCCACCAATCGTAGATGTACATTTATGATTCTGAAATAA
- the sucC gene encoding ADP-forming succinate--CoA ligase subunit beta: MNIHEYQGKEILASYGVRIQRGIVANNPVEAVAAAKQLTAETGTGWHVIKAQIHAGGRGKGGGVKLAKNLQQVEEIAEQIIGMQLITPQTPPEGKKVHKVLIAEDVYYPGESETSEFYMSVLLNRAKGRNMIMYSTEGGMDIEEVAEHTPHLIFTEEIDPAVGLQGFQARRIAFNLGLSGNAFKEMVKFVDSLYNAYIGCDASMFEINPVLKTSDNKIMAVDAKVNIDDNALFRQPKYADMRDIREENPIEVEAKEVGLNYVDLDGTVGCMVNGAGLAMATMDLIKYAGFEPANFLDVGGTADAKRVETAFRIILKDPNVKAILINIFGGIVRCDRVAQGVVDAYKNMGDAIKVPIIVRLQGTNAEIAKELIDNSGMPILSAVQFQEAADQVKAALS, from the coding sequence ATGAACATACACGAATATCAAGGTAAAGAAATTTTAGCCAGTTACGGCGTTCGCATTCAACGTGGAATTGTGGCTAATAATCCTGTAGAAGCAGTTGCGGCGGCAAAACAATTGACTGCTGAAACCGGAACAGGTTGGCATGTAATCAAAGCTCAAATTCACGCTGGTGGAAGAGGAAAAGGCGGCGGAGTGAAGTTGGCCAAAAACTTGCAACAAGTAGAAGAAATTGCAGAACAAATCATCGGGATGCAATTGATTACTCCACAAACACCACCTGAAGGTAAAAAAGTGCACAAAGTTTTAATCGCAGAAGATGTTTATTATCCGGGAGAAAGTGAAACTTCGGAGTTTTATATGTCGGTTTTGTTAAACAGAGCCAAAGGAAGAAATATGATTATGTATTCTACTGAAGGTGGAATGGATATTGAAGAAGTGGCAGAACACACACCACATTTAATCTTTACTGAAGAAATTGATCCGGCTGTTGGTTTACAAGGTTTCCAAGCGAGAAGAATTGCCTTCAACTTAGGTCTTTCAGGAAATGCTTTCAAAGAAATGGTGAAGTTCGTTGATTCTTTATACAATGCTTACATTGGTTGCGACGCTTCAATGTTTGAAATCAATCCGGTGTTAAAAACCTCTGATAACAAAATCATGGCGGTTGATGCCAAAGTAAATATCGACGACAACGCTTTGTTCAGACAACCAAAATATGCTGACATGCGAGATATTCGTGAAGAGAATCCAATTGAAGTGGAAGCCAAAGAAGTTGGTTTAAACTACGTTGATCTTGACGGAACTGTTGGCTGTATGGTAAACGGAGCAGGTTTGGCCATGGCTACTATGGACTTGATAAAATATGCAGGTTTTGAACCGGCTAATTTCTTGGACGTAGGTGGAACGGCTGATGCAAAACGTGTGGAAACTGCGTTTAGAATTATCTTAAAAGATCCAAACGTAAAAGCCATTTTGATCAATATTTTCGGTGGAATTGTTCGTTGTGACAGAGTAGCACAAGGAGTTGTAGACGCTTACAAAAACATGGGTGATGCTATTAAAGTGCCTATCATTGTTCGTTTACAAGGTACCAATGCAGAGATTGCAAAAGAATTAATCGATAATTCAGGAATGCCGATTTTATCCGCAGTACAATTCCAAGAAGCAGCGGATCAAGTGAAAGCCGCATTGTCTTAA
- a CDS encoding phosphoglycerate mutase family protein, which yields MILLFSLTSYSQNSTAFIVLRHAEKADNSKDTNLSTDGLLRAEELKKTLSTVSVDAIYSTPYNRTKQTVTPLATAKGITITEYPADKPYQDFVTELMASHRGKTIVIVGHSNTVPEILKVLTNNTFNVSISESQFDNLFVVTLVDGKQPEVAPMKYGKSTP from the coding sequence ATGATTTTACTATTTTCCTTAACTTCCTATTCCCAAAACTCAACAGCGTTCATCGTTTTACGACATGCTGAAAAGGCGGACAATAGCAAAGACACCAATCTTAGTACTGATGGTTTGCTAAGGGCAGAAGAACTTAAAAAAACATTAAGCACTGTATCTGTAGATGCTATTTATTCAACACCTTATAATCGCACAAAACAAACGGTAACACCATTGGCCACTGCTAAGGGAATTACTATTACGGAATATCCTGCTGATAAGCCTTATCAAGATTTTGTTACTGAACTAATGGCTTCCCATCGTGGAAAGACAATTGTCATTGTTGGGCATTCGAATACGGTTCCCGAAATTTTAAAAGTGCTTACCAACAATACTTTTAACGTAAGTATTAGCGAAAGTCAATTTGACAATTTGTTTGTTGTAACGCTTGTAGATGGGAAACAACCTGAAGTAGCTCCAATGAAATACGGAAAAAGCACACCTTAA
- a CDS encoding DUF3667 domain-containing protein, producing the protein MENTCQNCGTAITVNFCGNCGQKKFKRIDRKYLIDELQYLLLHTNKGFFYSIKKILKNPGKTAKEFIDGSRVNHYKPIMLTFVLSGISTFISFKFLKMEKIMKAYYASLDIPESTANNMMTFLSSYNSLLMLLSIPFISIITYLLFRKWKTNFYEHIIMNSYIQCFYLLFTILLLYPILFFLKDGNVGLFITITSLSMLSIPVIMVWFYKDFFPEKSIGDVIVKVVFFVLIGIVLYVVLIFAFVIGTLVMYGPESLRELAPKK; encoded by the coding sequence ATGGAAAACACCTGTCAGAACTGTGGCACTGCAATAACTGTGAACTTTTGCGGCAATTGCGGTCAAAAAAAATTCAAGCGAATTGATAGAAAATATTTGATTGACGAATTGCAATATCTTTTATTGCATACCAACAAAGGTTTTTTTTATTCAATAAAAAAAATTCTAAAAAATCCAGGTAAAACTGCCAAAGAATTTATTGACGGTAGCCGAGTGAATCATTATAAACCAATAATGTTAACTTTTGTATTAAGTGGTATTTCTACATTTATTTCATTTAAGTTTTTAAAAATGGAAAAAATCATGAAAGCGTACTATGCTAGTTTAGATATCCCTGAAAGTACTGCAAACAATATGATGACATTCTTGTCGAGCTACAATTCATTATTAATGTTACTTTCTATACCTTTTATATCTATAATAACTTATTTATTGTTTAGAAAATGGAAGACTAATTTTTATGAACACATTATCATGAATTCTTATATTCAGTGTTTTTATCTATTGTTCACCATACTTCTGCTCTATCCTATTTTATTCTTTTTAAAAGATGGAAATGTTGGTTTGTTTATAACCATTACATCTCTTTCAATGCTTTCTATACCAGTAATTATGGTTTGGTTTTATAAAGATTTTTTTCCGGAGAAAAGTATTGGCGATGTTATAGTGAAAGTAGTTTTCTTTGTTCTTATTGGTATAGTGCTTTATGTTGTCTTGATTTTTGCTTTTGTAATTGGAACATTAGTGATGTATGGACCAGAATCACTAAGAGAATTAGCTCCGAAGAAATAA
- the pafA gene encoding alkaline phosphatase PafA, which translates to MKKIFSLFSLVIFSNLSAQERPKLVVGIVIDQMKMEYLYRFQSDFTENGFKRLMKDGYTFHNMHYNYMPTYTAPGHASIYTGTTPAMHGIVSNEWFHRTLKKEVYCTDDESVTTLVPGTEKEGKMSPKNLQATTITDELKLATNFKGKVIGMSIKDRGAILPAGHFADWAFWYTKTGEFISSSFYGNALPKWVDDFNKEKQYLPYMNSGWPLLKPIETYNESLTDDNNYEGKLYKKAPVFPYNLKEMYESNDAGVLRVTPFGNDVLANLAKRAIEKEALGKDDITDFLAVSFSSTDYIGHTFGPRSIEIQDTYLRLDLTIAGFLNYLDKTVGKGNYLIFMTADHACSENPTHLKDHKYNVDNISYKDVSKDLVAFSEQTFGVNLLLKYDSYNVHFDKEIIKTKGLDLVKVKQSFKDFLYTKNYVKRVYTEEEILTSSSSDQLLSFVQKGYDPTQNGDLYFVYKPGFIEYSATGATHGSPYTYDTNVPLLFYGWNIKKGETHDKKEITQIAPTLAQKLKITLPNATDSEVLEEILEN; encoded by the coding sequence ATGAAAAAAATATTTTCCTTATTTTCCTTAGTGATTTTTTCTAATCTTTCGGCACAGGAAAGACCAAAACTAGTAGTCGGCATAGTGATTGACCAAATGAAAATGGAATACCTATACCGTTTTCAAAGCGATTTTACCGAAAATGGTTTTAAGCGATTGATGAAAGATGGTTATACTTTTCACAATATGCATTACAATTATATGCCAACTTATACCGCGCCCGGACATGCGTCTATTTATACCGGAACAACTCCGGCTATGCACGGCATTGTTAGCAACGAATGGTTTCACCGAACCTTAAAAAAAGAAGTGTATTGTACAGACGATGAAAGTGTGACTACTTTGGTTCCGGGAACAGAGAAAGAAGGTAAAATGTCACCGAAGAATCTTCAAGCCACCACCATAACCGATGAGTTGAAACTAGCCACCAACTTCAAAGGAAAAGTGATAGGAATGAGTATCAAAGACCGAGGCGCCATTCTTCCGGCCGGACATTTTGCGGATTGGGCTTTTTGGTATACTAAAACAGGTGAGTTTATCTCGAGTTCATTTTATGGAAATGCTTTACCCAAATGGGTGGATGACTTCAACAAGGAAAAACAATATTTACCTTATATGAACAGCGGTTGGCCTTTGCTAAAACCTATCGAAACATATAATGAGAGTTTAACGGACGATAACAATTATGAAGGAAAGTTGTATAAAAAGGCTCCGGTTTTTCCATACAATTTAAAAGAAATGTATGAAAGTAACGATGCCGGAGTATTAAGAGTTACACCATTTGGAAATGATGTTTTAGCCAATTTGGCTAAAAGAGCCATCGAAAAAGAAGCATTGGGTAAAGATGATATCACCGATTTTTTAGCGGTTAGTTTTTCCTCAACCGATTATATCGGACATACTTTTGGTCCGCGCTCGATTGAAATCCAAGATACTTATTTGCGCCTTGATTTAACGATAGCTGGTTTTTTAAATTATTTAGATAAAACTGTTGGTAAAGGAAATTATTTGATTTTTATGACTGCCGATCATGCTTGCTCCGAAAACCCAACGCACTTAAAAGACCACAAATATAATGTAGACAACATCAGTTATAAAGACGTTTCGAAAGATTTAGTAGCGTTTTCAGAACAAACTTTTGGCGTTAATTTATTGTTGAAATATGACAGTTATAATGTTCATTTCGATAAAGAAATAATCAAAACAAAAGGGTTGGATTTAGTAAAAGTAAAACAAAGTTTCAAAGACTTTTTATACACTAAAAATTATGTAAAAAGAGTTTACACCGAAGAAGAAATACTGACATCTTCAAGTTCCGACCAGTTGTTAAGCTTTGTTCAAAAAGGCTATGATCCAACTCAAAACGGCGATTTGTATTTTGTCTATAAACCCGGATTTATTGAGTATTCAGCTACTGGTGCAACACACGGCTCTCCTTATACTTATGATACTAATGTGCCTTTATTATTTTATGGTTGGAACATCAAAAAAGGCGAAACCCACGATAAAAAAGAAATCACACAAATCGCTCCAACATTGGCACAAAAATTAAAAATCACGTTGCCTAACGCAACAGATAGTGAGGTTTTGGAAGAGATTTTAGAAAACTAA
- a CDS encoding glycosyltransferase family 39 protein produces MNIKYFFTQRINLLIILISSLMMVVVLNLPFKAKPFGDITFHEEAKHLALYLKGDIGYEKVMITKAPGPVFFYTPAYLVAPSDATDNQLWVYGVVFTFITITISLLLIFKIGSSLFSKEVGLLSVLLFFIFPIHCYYSLGILAEVPAFFSLTLALYGWSKITQNAAKETGWLLLTLGIWFLILNRPNTMLLLMIGFLVIAYSFFKNKAFFRIYGKKLAFAFACIGFMGLGTLQLAKLITGEKSGDNQEGLLYYVAHQGRFQFREEPTDFRFWESDIRSDSKDYQNWGKSGQELEKTMNETQRSSTEVYREFLIKDALEHPFLFARQFFVKCFYGHMYFINSVKPEQFHLGPIQGVIGYWFIILLINSINIIIILGATLFLWKEKNRINYWLFWGVIVALLIFHGLTYMEPRYMFPARVALYIMSAVGLYRMNWIQRKVNFISKFVFLK; encoded by the coding sequence ATGAACATCAAGTATTTTTTCACCCAAAGGATTAATCTACTCATTATTTTGATTTCCTCGTTAATGATGGTTGTAGTGCTCAATTTGCCTTTTAAAGCAAAACCTTTTGGAGATATTACTTTTCATGAAGAAGCGAAGCATTTGGCCTTATATCTCAAAGGTGATATTGGTTATGAAAAGGTAATGATAACCAAAGCGCCCGGACCGGTTTTTTTCTATACGCCGGCTTATTTGGTCGCGCCTTCCGATGCTACGGACAACCAACTTTGGGTTTACGGCGTGGTGTTTACTTTTATTACCATTACCATCAGTTTGCTTTTGATTTTTAAAATCGGTTCCAGTCTCTTTTCCAAAGAAGTTGGACTACTGAGTGTTTTGCTGTTCTTTATTTTTCCGATTCATTGCTACTATTCTTTAGGGATTTTGGCCGAAGTGCCTGCTTTTTTTTCGCTGACTTTGGCTTTATACGGTTGGTCTAAAATAACTCAGAATGCCGCAAAAGAAACCGGCTGGTTATTACTAACGCTTGGGATATGGTTTTTGATATTGAACAGACCTAATACAATGTTATTACTGATGATAGGGTTTTTGGTGATTGCCTATTCTTTCTTTAAAAACAAGGCATTTTTTAGAATTTATGGAAAGAAATTGGCTTTCGCTTTTGCTTGTATTGGTTTCATGGGATTGGGTACGCTTCAATTGGCCAAGTTAATAACAGGAGAAAAATCAGGCGACAATCAGGAAGGACTTTTGTATTATGTGGCCCATCAAGGCAGATTTCAATTCAGGGAAGAACCAACTGATTTTCGTTTTTGGGAAAGCGATATCCGATCGGACAGTAAAGATTATCAGAATTGGGGAAAAAGTGGTCAAGAGTTAGAAAAGACTATGAATGAGACTCAACGTTCTTCCACCGAAGTTTATAGAGAATTCTTAATCAAAGATGCGCTTGAACATCCTTTCTTGTTTGCCCGACAATTTTTTGTCAAATGTTTTTATGGCCATATGTATTTCATCAATAGTGTAAAGCCGGAGCAATTTCATCTTGGACCAATTCAAGGTGTCATAGGATATTGGTTTATTATTTTACTGATAAACTCCATCAATATCATCATCATTTTAGGCGCAACTCTGTTTTTGTGGAAAGAAAAGAACCGAATTAATTATTGGCTTTTTTGGGGTGTAATTGTAGCACTGTTAATTTTTCACGGATTAACTTATATGGAACCGCGATACATGTTCCCGGCACGCGTGGCTTTGTATATTATGAGTGCTGTCGGTTTGTACCGTATGAATTGGATACAACGAAAAGTCAACTTTATTTCAAAGTTTGTTTTCTTGAAATAA
- a CDS encoding glycosyltransferase — MEEKENTFQIGIVVPCYNEAKRIHLDDFAQHIQSHSNHFFCFVNDGSNDGTLALLDQFSKQFPNQVYVLDNDKNLGKAETVRNGVNHLFSLNKFDIIGFLDADLATPLFEIEPTVKIFENNNKLIVFGSRIKHLGGNVERRFIRYLLGRIFATVVSNWLLKTPVYDTQCGFKFFKNTIIEAIFAKEFKSKWFFDIELFCRTLQTYKNTDINEITQERFLTTWRDVKGSKIKLSDYFKVPFELIKLKKHYKI, encoded by the coding sequence ATGGAGGAAAAGGAAAATACATTTCAAATCGGTATTGTGGTTCCCTGTTATAATGAAGCCAAAAGAATTCATTTAGATGACTTTGCCCAACACATTCAATCCCATTCCAATCATTTTTTCTGTTTTGTAAATGATGGTAGTAATGACGGTACTTTAGCATTATTAGACCAATTTTCAAAACAATTTCCCAATCAAGTCTATGTGCTTGACAATGACAAAAATTTGGGAAAAGCGGAAACCGTCAGAAATGGCGTCAACCATTTATTCTCTTTAAATAAATTTGACATCATCGGTTTTCTCGATGCTGATTTGGCCACACCATTATTTGAAATTGAACCAACGGTCAAAATATTCGAAAACAATAACAAACTAATCGTATTCGGCTCAAGAATTAAGCACCTTGGAGGCAATGTAGAAAGAAGATTTATCAGGTACTTATTAGGTAGAATATTCGCAACCGTAGTCAGCAATTGGCTGTTAAAAACCCCGGTTTACGACACCCAATGTGGTTTTAAGTTTTTCAAAAACACTATAATTGAAGCCATTTTTGCTAAAGAATTTAAATCTAAATGGTTTTTTGATATCGAATTATTTTGCAGAACCCTTCAAACCTATAAAAACACAGACATCAATGAAATAACCCAAGAAAGATTTCTAACTACTTGGAGAGATGTAAAAGGCTCAAAAATAAAACTAAGTGATTATTTCAAAGTGCCTTTTGAATTAATTAAGCTGAAAAAACACTACAAAATATAA